In one Carassius auratus strain Wakin unplaced genomic scaffold, ASM336829v1 scaf_tig00216972, whole genome shotgun sequence genomic region, the following are encoded:
- the LOC113099571 gene encoding N-acetyllactosaminide beta-1,3-N-acetylglucosaminyltransferase 3-like, producing MRRKNLQTIVLLLTGVVCLVIIMTKNDFENDFTLKSEDVYEMLSQQKDLPSFETLQPLSSHCHQNMSAYNVTGFSTLPNHIQDFLLYRHCRSFPMLLDVPDKCGGPQNSADVFLLLVIKSSPENYDRREVLRKTWAKERLHKGVWIRRVFITGTSKTGFEKRRLNKLLKLENHENQDILQWDFNDSFFNLTLKQILFLEWMERWCPHVRFLLNGDDDIFANPFNMVEYVQGQEDNDGSKHLFAGHLIQNKGPIRQHSSKYFVPVQVQESERYPPYCGGGGFLLSGFTAKIIYNMSHSIDLLPIDDVYMGMCLEKAGLKPISHFGVRTDGLDIPSENVDQFHPCFYRDLILVHRFLPHMIFVMWNEIQNPNLQCGRTNYMFKNWVWGNITAD from the coding sequence ATGAGGAGGAAAAACTTGCAGACGATAGTGTTACTTCTGACAGGTGTTGTGTGCCTGGTCATTATCATGACGAAAAACGACTTTGAAAATGACTTCACACTTAAGAGCGAAGACGTATATGAGATGCTCAGTCAACAAAAGGATTTGCCCAGTTTTGAAACTCTGCAGCCTTTGTCTTCACATTGTCATCAGAATATGTCTGCTTATAATGTGACTGGATTTTCTACTCTGCCAAATCATATCCAAGACTTCCTGCTCTACCGACACTGTAGGAGTTTTCCCATGCTTCTTGATGTGCCTGATAAGTGTGGTGGACCGCAAAACTCTGCAGATGTCTTCCTTCTGCTGGTCATCAAGAGTTCTCCAGAGAATTACGATCGAAGAGAAGTTTTGCGGAAAACATGGGCTAAAGAAAGATTGCACAAAGGTGTGTGGATCCGCAGGGTCTTTATAACTGGAACGAGTAAAACTGGCTTTGAGAAGCGCCGGTTGAATAAACTATTGAAGCTGGAGAACCATGAGAACCAAGACATTTTACAGTGGGACTTCAATGATTCTTTCTTCAACCTCACACTGAAGCAGATTCTTTTCTTAGAGTGGATGGAAAGATGGTGCCCGCATGTCAGATTTCTTTTAAATGGAGATGATGACATCTTTGCCAATCCGTTTAACATGGTTGAGTATGTTCAAGGTCAGGAGGACAATGATGGAAGTAAACATCTCTTCGCTGGGCACCTCATCCAGAACAAGGGTCCTATCAGACAACATTCAAGCAAATATTTTGTCCCGGTGCAAGTACAAGAGTCTGAAAGGTATCCTCCATACTGTGGTGGAGGAGGCTTTCTTCTCTCTGGCTTCACGGCCAAAATAATCTACAACATGTCGCACTCTATAGATCTGCTGCCCATTGATGATGTTTATATGGGAATGTGTTTGGAAAAGGCTGGCCTCAAACCTATATCCCACTTTGGAGTGAGGACCGATGGTCTGGATATCCCCTCTGAAAACGTTGACCAGTTCCACCCTTGCTTTTACAGAGACCTTATTTTAGTCCACCGATTTCTGCCGCACATGATTTTTGTGATGTGGAATGAGATACAAAACCCAAATCTGCAATGTGGAAGGACAAATTACATGTTCAAAAACTGGGTGTGGGGAAATATAACAGCGGATTAA